One genomic window of Ottowia oryzae includes the following:
- a CDS encoding PLP-dependent aminotransferase family protein, translating into MARPRSGYYVQAAPRTRLKPPAEGRPLLAKVPAEAYRGLNLFISEYLARAESAPTRINFGVAVGAPALYPAAALQRIAASLLRREPQVLTTMARQYGHPELTQALAHRELARGMGVRPQDITITCGCSEAIQLALRATTQPGDTVAVESPTFHGALQLLSSLGLHALEIPTSPVHGLSVPALELALRTHAPPIRAVLVMPTVHNPLGCSMPDEKKAALVALCARHDVALIEDNNYSPMDARQVHSRPAKAWDTNGGVIYCASLNKILAPGMRIGWMLAGRWQARVEMLKYTQSRFPEELGQRVLARFIDSRAFDAHLRRMQHTLRIQRQRMADAVALHFGDSAALHVPDGGLMMWLQLPAGVSGTHLANAALREGIRTIPGALCSALPQFDAYLRLSCGAVTPEGIDEGVATLARLARGLAVRKLPQRAAAPAPLLE; encoded by the coding sequence GTGGCGCGCCCGCGATCGGGCTACTACGTGCAGGCCGCGCCGCGCACGCGGCTGAAGCCGCCCGCCGAGGGGCGGCCGCTGCTGGCCAAGGTGCCGGCCGAGGCGTACCGCGGGCTGAACCTGTTCATCTCCGAATACCTGGCCCGCGCCGAAAGCGCGCCCACGCGCATCAACTTTGGCGTGGCGGTGGGCGCGCCCGCGTTGTACCCGGCGGCCGCGCTGCAGCGCATCGCGGCCAGCCTGTTGCGGCGCGAGCCGCAGGTGCTGACCACCATGGCGCGCCAGTACGGGCACCCTGAGCTGACGCAGGCGCTGGCGCACCGCGAACTGGCGCGCGGCATGGGCGTGCGGCCGCAGGACATCACCATCACCTGCGGCTGCTCCGAGGCGATCCAGCTGGCCCTGCGGGCCACCACGCAGCCGGGCGACACCGTGGCCGTGGAATCGCCCACCTTCCACGGCGCGCTGCAACTGCTCAGCAGCCTGGGCCTGCACGCGCTGGAGATTCCGACCAGCCCGGTGCACGGCCTGTCGGTGCCCGCGCTGGAGCTGGCCCTGCGCACCCACGCGCCGCCGATCCGCGCCGTGCTCGTCATGCCCACCGTGCACAACCCGCTGGGCTGCAGCATGCCCGACGAGAAAAAGGCGGCGCTGGTGGCGCTGTGCGCGCGGCACGACGTGGCGTTGATCGAAGACAACAATTACAGCCCCATGGACGCGCGCCAGGTGCACAGCCGCCCCGCCAAGGCCTGGGACACGAACGGCGGGGTGATCTACTGCGCCTCGCTCAACAAGATTCTGGCGCCCGGCATGCGCATCGGCTGGATGCTGGCCGGCCGCTGGCAGGCGCGCGTGGAAATGCTCAAGTACACGCAAAGCCGCTTTCCTGAAGAGCTGGGCCAGCGCGTGCTGGCGCGCTTCATCGACAGCCGCGCTTTCGACGCGCACCTGCGGCGCATGCAGCACACGCTGCGCATCCAGCGCCAGCGCATGGCCGATGCGGTCGCGCTGCACTTCGGCGATAGCGCCGCGCTGCACGTGCCCGACGGCGGCCTGATGATGTGGCTGCAGCTGCCCGCGGGCGTCAGCGGCACGCACCTGGCCAACGCGGCGCTGCGCGAAGGCATCCGCACCATCCCGGGCGCGCTGTGCTCGGCGCTGCCGCAGTTCGACGCCTACCTGCGCCTGTCCTGCGGCGCCGTCACGCCCGAAGGCATCGACGAAGGCGTGGCCACGCTGGCGCGCCTGGCGCGCGGGCTGGCCGTGCGCAAGTTACCGCAGCGCGCCGCCGCGCCCGCCCCATTGTTGGAGTAG
- a CDS encoding creatininase family protein, producing MPDKLPPLPPRSRQWSDLVTNDFATLDLPRVIAVMPLGATEQHGPHLPLSVDANLAHSMVHAAIAHLPSSVPALFLPVQRIGYSPEHSAFAGTLSLKADTVIRLWTDIAESVAVSGVSKLVLFNTHGGNVGLMDVVARDLRMRLGMLVYCVSWFNLPLKGADGEELMARFSADEQRFGVHGGEVETAMMLALKPRLVRKTKAQNFVSSSQRRSQDFPILGNGKSAKLAWAAQDLHPDGAAGNAAAAQPEDGLALVDAAGRSLAALLEEIDRLPPDTLRGMG from the coding sequence ATGCCCGACAAACTGCCCCCGCTCCCGCCGCGTTCGCGCCAGTGGTCCGACCTGGTGACGAACGACTTCGCCACGCTGGATCTGCCGCGCGTGATCGCGGTGATGCCCCTGGGCGCGACCGAGCAGCACGGCCCGCACTTGCCCCTGTCGGTGGACGCCAACCTGGCGCACAGCATGGTGCACGCGGCCATCGCGCACCTGCCTTCCAGCGTGCCCGCGCTGTTCCTGCCTGTGCAGCGCATCGGCTACAGCCCCGAGCACAGCGCCTTTGCCGGCACGCTGAGCCTGAAGGCTGACACCGTCATCCGCCTGTGGACCGACATCGCCGAAAGCGTGGCCGTCAGCGGCGTGAGCAAGCTCGTGCTGTTCAACACGCACGGTGGCAACGTGGGCCTGATGGACGTGGTGGCGCGCGACCTGCGCATGCGCCTGGGCATGCTGGTGTACTGCGTGAGCTGGTTCAACCTGCCACTGAAAGGCGCCGACGGCGAAGAGCTGATGGCGCGCTTCAGCGCCGACGAGCAGCGCTTTGGCGTGCACGGCGGCGAGGTAGAGACGGCGATGATGCTGGCCCTCAAGCCCCGGCTGGTGCGCAAGACCAAGGCCCAAAACTTTGTGTCCAGCTCGCAGCGGCGGTCGCAGGATTTCCCCATCCTGGGCAACGGCAAGAGCGCCAAGCTGGCCTGGGCCGCGCAGGATCTGCACCCGGACGGCGCGGCGGGCAACGCCGCCGCCGCCCAGCCCGAAGACGGCCTGGCGCTGGTGGATGCGGCGGGCCGTTCGCTGGCCGCGCTGCTCGAAGAAATCGACCGCCTGCCGCCCGACACGCTGCGCGGCATGGGGTAA
- a CDS encoding VOC family protein — translation MFSHITVGTRDLVRAAAFYDAVLLPLGLLRRPVTPDGGPAAACWVSPDHTLPRFFVFMPFDGRPASAGNGSMVAFTAPDAATVRSAYAAGLAAGGADEGAPGERPHYAPGYYGAYLRDPDGNKVHLVYRGDLAPAP, via the coding sequence ATGTTCAGCCACATCACCGTCGGCACGCGCGATCTGGTGCGCGCCGCAGCGTTCTACGACGCCGTGCTGCTGCCGCTGGGGCTGCTGCGCCGCCCCGTCACGCCCGATGGCGGCCCGGCGGCCGCGTGCTGGGTCAGCCCTGACCACACGCTGCCCCGCTTTTTTGTCTTCATGCCCTTCGACGGCCGCCCCGCCAGCGCGGGCAACGGCAGCATGGTCGCTTTCACGGCGCCGGATGCCGCCACGGTGCGCAGCGCCTACGCCGCCGGTTTGGCGGCAGGCGGCGCCGACGAAGGTGCCCCCGGCGAGCGGCCACACTACGCGCCCGGCTACTACGGCGCCTACCTGCGCGACCCGGACGGCAACAAGGTGCACCTGGTCTACCGGGGCGACCTGGCACCCGCGCCATGA
- a CDS encoding glutathione S-transferase family protein: protein MNAAAPTPRLHLWGRLSSINVRKVVWALQEIGVPFTRTDAGLAYGVVNDAAYAAQNPNRLVPLLQDGDYTLWESNVIVRYLSARYAPVDTLYPSDLQRRFDAERWMDWQQTTLNPAGSPAFKQLFRTPPDQRQPALIEASRAAMAPLIDLLNTHLATRTWLLGERFTMADIPVACDVHRWWGLPLPAPQAPHVQRWFNAILARPATRGVLDLPLS, encoded by the coding sequence ATGAACGCCGCTGCGCCCACGCCACGCCTGCACCTGTGGGGCCGCCTGTCGTCCATCAACGTGCGCAAGGTCGTCTGGGCGCTGCAGGAGATCGGCGTGCCCTTCACGCGCACCGACGCCGGCCTGGCCTACGGCGTGGTCAACGACGCTGCCTACGCCGCGCAGAACCCCAACCGCCTGGTGCCCCTGTTGCAGGATGGCGACTACACGCTGTGGGAATCGAATGTCATCGTGCGCTACCTCTCCGCACGCTACGCACCCGTCGACACGCTGTACCCCAGCGATCTTCAGCGCCGATTTGATGCCGAACGCTGGATGGACTGGCAGCAGACCACGCTGAACCCCGCGGGCAGCCCGGCGTTCAAGCAGCTGTTTCGCACCCCGCCCGATCAGCGGCAACCCGCGCTGATCGAGGCATCGCGCGCCGCCATGGCGCCGCTGATCGACTTGCTCAACACCCACCTCGCCACCCGCACCTGGCTGCTGGGCGAGCGCTTCACCATGGCCGACATCCCGGTGGCGTGCGACGTGCACCGCTGGTGGGGCCTGCCCCTGCCCGCGCCGCAGGCGCCGCATGTGCAGCGCTGGTTCAACGCCATCCTGGCGCGGCCGGCCACGCGCGGCGTGCTGGATCTTCCCTTGTCCTGA
- a CDS encoding threonine dehydratase, protein MNAVIAERPPVIELPTLAEIEAAAQVVYREFPPTPQYRWALLSERLGTDCWVKHENHTPVGAFKIRGGLTYFAQLKARGELPRAVVSATRGNHGQSIGWAARAHGVACTIVVPKGNSVEKNAAMRALGVQLIEHGDDFTASAEFARQLAQQTGAQMVPSFHADLLRGVATYWWEFLRAVPQLDVVYVPIGMGSGAVSAIAARNALGHKARVVGVISSHATTYADSLAAGRVVEAAATTRWADGMAVRRADAGALAVLADGLDHLVQVSDEEVAAAVRALYADTHNLAEGAGAAAFAAAWQERVDLRGQCVGVALTGANVDAGTLVAMLQER, encoded by the coding sequence ATGAATGCCGTGATCGCTGAACGCCCGCCCGTTATCGAGCTGCCCACGCTGGCCGAAATAGAAGCCGCCGCGCAAGTCGTCTACCGCGAATTCCCGCCCACGCCGCAGTACCGCTGGGCGCTGCTGTCCGAAAGGCTGGGCACCGACTGCTGGGTCAAGCATGAGAACCACACGCCCGTCGGCGCGTTCAAGATCCGCGGCGGGCTGACGTACTTCGCGCAGCTGAAAGCGCGCGGTGAACTGCCGCGCGCCGTGGTCAGCGCCACGCGTGGCAACCATGGCCAAAGCATTGGCTGGGCGGCGCGCGCGCACGGCGTGGCCTGCACCATCGTCGTGCCCAAAGGCAATTCGGTGGAAAAGAACGCCGCCATGCGCGCGCTGGGCGTGCAGCTGATCGAGCACGGCGACGACTTCACCGCCAGCGCTGAGTTCGCGCGCCAGCTGGCGCAGCAAACCGGCGCGCAGATGGTGCCCAGCTTCCACGCCGACCTGCTGCGCGGCGTGGCCACCTACTGGTGGGAATTCCTGCGCGCGGTGCCGCAGCTGGACGTGGTTTACGTGCCCATCGGCATGGGCAGTGGCGCCGTCTCGGCCATCGCCGCGCGCAATGCGTTGGGGCACAAGGCGCGCGTGGTGGGCGTCATCAGTAGCCACGCCACCACCTACGCCGATTCGCTGGCCGCAGGCCGCGTGGTGGAAGCGGCCGCCACCACCCGCTGGGCCGACGGCATGGCCGTGCGCCGCGCCGACGCAGGCGCCCTCGCCGTGCTGGCCGATGGGCTGGACCACCTGGTGCAAGTCAGCGACGAAGAAGTGGCCGCCGCCGTGCGCGCGCTGTACGCCGATACCCACAACCTGGCCGAGGGCGCTGGCGCCGCCGCCTTTGCCGCCGCCTGGCAAGAGCGCGTCGATCTGCGCGGCCAGTGCGTCGGCGTGGCGCTCACGGGCGCCAACGTGGATGCGGGCACGTTGGTGGCCATGCTTCAAGAACGATAG
- a CDS encoding LysE family translocator has product MFTLQELLLFALASLVLVLTPGPNMVYCVSRSLTQGPRAGLLSLGGVVLGFAVHLLAASLGLTALLLAVPLAFDAIRIAGTLYLLWMAWQAVKPGGAAPFQTRALPHDGPRKLFAMGFMTNVLNPKVAMFYLSFFPQFLHPERGHWLLQCLALGAIQIAVSGGVNALLVVGAGRVSRFLNRSPRWIAAQRWLMGTVLVALALRLLTERKTPA; this is encoded by the coding sequence ATGTTCACCTTGCAAGAGTTGTTGTTGTTTGCCCTGGCTTCGCTGGTGCTGGTGCTCACGCCGGGGCCCAACATGGTGTATTGCGTTTCGCGCAGCCTGACGCAGGGCCCGCGCGCGGGCCTGCTGTCGCTGGGGGGCGTGGTGCTGGGCTTTGCCGTGCACCTGCTGGCCGCTTCGCTGGGGCTGACGGCGCTGCTGCTGGCGGTGCCGCTGGCGTTCGACGCCATCCGCATCGCTGGCACCCTGTACCTGCTGTGGATGGCGTGGCAGGCCGTCAAGCCCGGCGGCGCCGCGCCCTTCCAAACCCGCGCGCTGCCGCACGACGGGCCGCGCAAGCTGTTCGCCATGGGCTTCATGACCAATGTGCTGAACCCCAAGGTGGCGATGTTCTACCTGTCGTTCTTCCCGCAGTTTCTGCACCCCGAGCGCGGCCACTGGCTGCTGCAATGCCTGGCGCTGGGCGCCATCCAGATCGCCGTCAGCGGCGGCGTGAACGCGCTGCTGGTGGTGGGCGCCGGGCGCGTGTCGCGCTTCTTGAACCGCAGCCCGCGCTGGATCGCCGCGCAGCGCTGGTTGATGGGCACCGTGCTGGTCGCCCTGGCGCTGCGCCTGTTGACTGAAAGAAAGACCCCCGCATGA
- a CDS encoding histidine phosphatase family protein, whose protein sequence is MGTLYLVRHGQASFGADDYDQLSPLGQRQSVRLGEYLRWRHGEALRLDAVLTGTLRRQRQTWDGIAAGAGLAATPHTAWPGLNEYDSHALISAVHPAPLPKPDTPELYRQHFRLLRQGMAAWMAGQIEPAGMPSYADFRAGVVGALDHVRSLAGGDGQVMIVSSGGPIATAVGHVLGTTPETTIELNLRIRSSAVTELHVSPKHLNLVTYNTLPHLDAPEYRDWVTYA, encoded by the coding sequence ATGGGAACGCTTTACCTCGTGCGCCACGGCCAGGCCAGTTTTGGTGCCGACGATTACGACCAACTCAGCCCGCTCGGCCAGCGCCAGAGCGTGCGGCTGGGCGAATACCTGCGCTGGCGCCACGGCGAAGCACTGCGCCTGGACGCGGTGCTGACCGGCACCCTGCGTCGTCAGCGCCAGACCTGGGACGGCATTGCCGCCGGCGCCGGGCTGGCCGCCACGCCGCACACAGCGTGGCCGGGGCTGAACGAGTACGACAGCCACGCCTTGATCAGCGCCGTGCACCCCGCGCCACTGCCCAAGCCCGACACGCCCGAGCTGTACCGCCAGCACTTTCGGCTGCTGCGCCAGGGCATGGCCGCGTGGATGGCGGGCCAGATCGAACCCGCGGGCATGCCCAGCTACGCCGACTTTCGCGCGGGCGTCGTTGGCGCGCTGGACCACGTGCGCAGCCTGGCGGGCGGTGACGGGCAGGTGATGATCGTCTCCAGCGGCGGGCCCATTGCCACCGCCGTTGGCCACGTGCTGGGCACCACGCCCGAAACCACCATCGAGCTGAACCTGCGCATCCGCAGCAGCGCGGTGACCGAGCTGCACGTCAGCCCCAAGCACTTGAACCTGGTCACCTACAACACCTTGCCGCACCTGGATGCGCCGGAATACCGCGACTGGGTGACGTACGCCTGA
- a CDS encoding GntR family transcriptional regulator, whose amino-acid sequence MAELLYQQLADHYLGLLRSGALRDGDRFPSVRQLMRTHQVSMSTATQATWWRARDRATTCRPRRARG is encoded by the coding sequence ATGGCAGAGCTGCTTTACCAACAACTGGCCGACCATTACCTGGGCCTGCTCAGGTCGGGCGCGCTGCGCGATGGCGACCGTTTTCCGTCGGTGCGCCAGCTCATGCGCACGCACCAGGTCAGCATGAGCACGGCCACGCAGGCCACCTGGTGGCGCGCCCGCGATCGGGCTACTACGTGCAGGCCGCGCCGCGCACGCGGCTGA
- a CDS encoding PhzF family phenazine biosynthesis protein: protein MRARPFQQIDVFTATPGYGNPVAVVLDSTGLDDAAMQHFARWTNLSETTFVLPPTDAQADYALRIFTPGGELPFAGHPTLGSCFAWLAAGGQPKSPDCVMQQCAKGLVPIRREAAGRVAFAAPAMQMTAPSPSRLAKVAQALGVTAAQVQRAQVLDNGPQWFGLLLDSADTVLALQPDHAALAQLGLKVGVAGVHAAPGASMLIAKSSREARAFGAGREAPLIEVRAFAAPIGVAEDPVTGSLNASLAQWLIGDGELPARYLAAQGTALGRAGRVHVQRDEAGQVWVGGDCVSVIRGEVSL, encoded by the coding sequence ATGCGCGCCCGCCCTTTCCAGCAGATCGACGTTTTCACCGCCACGCCCGGCTACGGTAACCCCGTGGCCGTGGTGCTGGACAGCACGGGTCTGGATGACGCGGCCATGCAGCACTTTGCGCGCTGGACCAACCTGTCTGAAACCACCTTCGTGCTGCCGCCCACCGACGCGCAGGCCGACTACGCGCTGCGCATCTTCACGCCGGGCGGTGAGCTGCCCTTTGCCGGCCACCCCACGCTGGGCTCATGCTTTGCGTGGCTGGCGGCGGGCGGCCAGCCCAAGTCGCCTGACTGCGTCATGCAGCAGTGCGCCAAGGGCCTGGTGCCCATCCGGCGCGAAGCCGCCGGCCGCGTGGCCTTTGCTGCGCCCGCCATGCAGATGACGGCACCGTCGCCCAGCCGGCTGGCCAAGGTCGCGCAGGCCCTGGGCGTGACGGCCGCGCAGGTGCAGCGCGCGCAGGTACTGGACAACGGCCCGCAATGGTTCGGCCTGCTGCTGGACAGCGCCGACACCGTGCTGGCCCTGCAGCCTGACCACGCCGCGCTGGCCCAGTTAGGGTTGAAAGTGGGCGTGGCCGGCGTGCATGCTGCGCCAGGTGCTTCTATGTTGATAGCAAAATCCAGCCGCGAGGCGCGTGCCTTCGGTGCCGGGCGCGAAGCGCCGCTGATCGAGGTGCGCGCGTTCGCCGCCCCCATCGGCGTGGCCGAAGACCCGGTTACCGGCAGCCTGAACGCCAGCCTCGCGCAATGGTTGATTGGCGACGGCGAGCTGCCAGCCCGCTACCTTGCGGCGCAAGGCACCGCGCTGGGCCGCGCCGGGCGCGTGCACGTGCAGCGCGACGAGGCGGGCCAGGTCTGGGTGGGCGGCGACTGCGTCAGCGTGATCCGCGGGGAAGTCTCTTTATGA
- a CDS encoding VOC family protein, which yields MTVSLDATPRLDHLVVLADTLGQGVAWCEATLGVTPGPGGEHPLFGTHNRLLSVAAAAFPLAYLEIIAINKEAASADAAGATGRKRWFDMDDEALRRDVRQHGPRLIHWVARVPDADSACAALAVQGLDGGDVLRASRETPHGLLEWKIAVRPDGRRLMDGCLPTLIEWGAVHPAAAMPASALALSSFSLQHPQPDALRAVLAAIGLPDVAVLKAKRPALHAVLQTPRGPVTLTS from the coding sequence ATGACCGTCAGCCTTGACGCCACGCCCCGGCTCGATCACCTGGTCGTGCTGGCCGACACCCTGGGCCAAGGCGTCGCCTGGTGCGAAGCCACGCTGGGCGTCACCCCCGGCCCCGGCGGCGAACACCCGCTTTTCGGCACGCACAACCGCTTGCTGAGCGTCGCTGCGGCCGCGTTTCCGCTGGCGTACCTGGAGATCATTGCTATCAATAAAGAAGCTGCCAGCGCTGATGCAGCGGGCGCTACAGGCCGAAAACGTTGGTTTGATATGGACGACGAGGCTCTGCGCCGCGACGTGCGCCAGCATGGCCCACGCCTGATCCACTGGGTGGCCCGCGTGCCCGACGCAGACAGCGCCTGCGCCGCCCTGGCCGTGCAGGGGCTGGACGGCGGCGACGTGCTGCGCGCCAGCCGCGAAACGCCCCACGGCCTGCTGGAATGGAAGATCGCCGTGCGCCCGGATGGCCGCCGCCTGATGGACGGCTGCCTGCCCACGCTGATCGAGTGGGGCGCCGTGCACCCCGCCGCGGCCATGCCCGCCAGCGCGCTGGCGCTGTCATCGTTTAGCCTGCAGCATCCGCAGCCGGATGCGCTGCGCGCCGTGCTGGCCGCCATCGGCCTGCCCGACGTAGCCGTGTTAAAAGCCAAGCGCCCCGCACTGCACGCCGTGCTGCAGACCCCGCGCGGGCCGGTCACCCTGACGTCGTGA
- a CDS encoding ATP-binding response regulator gives MSAPPTAAPEATAPPAAWPAAPHARESHTVTAERDRYVRERLNFQVFTLGRATQAVALVAAVLLWGAFYWVTRDGRVLGWAAMVHCAQALRYAGFAGTARRYPASRYPDALPSEAIRHVSPLLLMTSCAWGAAPWLLTPANGAHDAQLPVLAIFLFGMIAGSIPAIMPMPALVAVWLVPLALSLSARFAWVGSAQGWITAIGALLFAVTMARFAIAQRRLLVAELRGQLEREELTAQLVTRTRELQRLNQERSRFFASASHDLRQPVHALALFSRSLLRDLQGHAAQPVAQRVVQSTDAVSGLLNAMLDISRIDAGTVVPRPTDVAVDEVFMRVAQLFEPRAQEAGLALRFHTPPAVMRVDGELLLRILANFVDNAIKYTPRGGVLVAARPRGDWMRLAVWDTGIGIADDQIAHVFDEFYQAHNPQRDVARGLGIGLSIVRRLAHLLGGEVAVRSRLGRGTVFWLDVPCRAAAQPQAPLPELATSASPATADVPTVPISPPRVLVLDDEARVGEAVRLWLAPHCARVQVTTTTEQACTHVAAEPAGFDALVVDYRLSGALNGIEAAAQLWQLAGRTLPTILVTGDTDPARVRAAYASGLTVMFKPVQPEVLLQTLRELIRADVARPA, from the coding sequence ATGAGCGCCCCGCCCACCGCCGCGCCCGAGGCGACGGCCCCGCCTGCCGCATGGCCCGCCGCACCGCATGCGCGCGAGTCGCACACGGTGACGGCTGAACGTGACCGCTACGTGCGCGAGCGCTTGAACTTCCAGGTGTTCACGCTGGGCCGCGCGACGCAGGCGGTGGCGCTGGTGGCCGCCGTGCTGCTGTGGGGCGCGTTCTACTGGGTCACGCGCGATGGACGGGTGCTGGGCTGGGCGGCCATGGTGCACTGCGCTCAGGCCCTGCGCTACGCCGGCTTTGCCGGGACGGCGCGGCGCTATCCGGCCAGCCGCTATCCCGACGCCCTGCCGTCCGAGGCGATCCGCCACGTGTCGCCCTTGCTGCTCATGACGTCCTGCGCGTGGGGCGCTGCGCCCTGGCTGCTGACGCCCGCCAACGGAGCGCACGATGCGCAGCTGCCGGTGCTGGCCATCTTTCTCTTCGGGATGATCGCCGGCTCCATCCCGGCCATCATGCCCATGCCCGCGCTGGTGGCGGTGTGGCTGGTGCCGCTGGCGCTGTCGCTGTCCGCGCGCTTTGCCTGGGTGGGCAGCGCGCAGGGCTGGATCACGGCCATCGGCGCGCTGCTGTTTGCCGTCACCATGGCGCGCTTTGCCATCGCGCAGCGGCGCCTGCTGGTGGCCGAGCTGCGCGGCCAGCTGGAGCGCGAAGAGCTGACCGCCCAACTGGTCACCCGCACGCGCGAGCTGCAGCGCCTGAACCAGGAGCGCAGCCGCTTTTTCGCCTCGGCCAGCCACGACCTGCGCCAGCCCGTGCACGCGCTGGCGCTGTTCTCGCGGTCGCTGCTGCGCGATCTGCAGGGCCACGCCGCGCAGCCCGTGGCCCAGCGCGTCGTGCAGTCCACCGACGCTGTCAGCGGCCTGCTCAACGCCATGCTGGACATCTCGCGCATCGATGCGGGTACCGTGGTGCCGCGCCCCACCGACGTGGCCGTGGACGAAGTGTTCATGCGCGTAGCCCAGCTGTTCGAGCCGCGCGCGCAAGAAGCGGGGCTGGCGCTGCGCTTTCACACGCCGCCCGCCGTGATGCGGGTGGACGGCGAACTGCTGCTGCGCATCCTGGCCAACTTTGTCGACAACGCCATCAAGTACACCCCGCGCGGCGGCGTGCTGGTGGCCGCCCGCCCGCGCGGTGACTGGATGCGCCTGGCCGTGTGGGACACGGGCATCGGCATTGCCGACGACCAGATCGCCCACGTGTTCGACGAGTTCTATCAAGCCCACAACCCGCAGCGCGACGTGGCGCGCGGGCTGGGCATCGGCCTGTCCATCGTGCGGCGGCTGGCGCACCTGCTGGGGGGCGAAGTGGCGGTGCGTTCGCGCTTGGGGCGCGGCACGGTGTTCTGGCTGGACGTGCCCTGCCGCGCCGCAGCGCAGCCGCAGGCGCCGCTACCCGAGCTGGCCACCTCAGCGTCGCCAGCCACCGCCGACGTGCCCACCGTGCCGATCTCTCCGCCGCGCGTGCTGGTGCTGGACGACGAGGCCCGGGTGGGCGAGGCGGTGCGCCTGTGGCTGGCGCCGCACTGCGCGCGCGTGCAGGTCACCACCACCACCGAGCAGGCTTGTACCCACGTCGCGGCTGAGCCCGCGGGCTTTGATGCGCTGGTGGTGGACTACCGCCTGTCAGGCGCGCTGAACGGCATTGAAGCGGCGGCGCAGCTGTGGCAGCTGGCGGGGCGCACGCTGCCCACCATTCTGGTCACGGGCGACACCGACCCGGCCCGCGTGCGCGCCGCCTACGCCAGCGGGCTGACGGTGATGTTCAAGCCCGTGCAGCCCGAGGTGCTGCTGCAAACGCTGCGGGAGCTGATCCGCGCCGACGTGGCCAGGCCGGCCTGA
- a CDS encoding Bug family tripartite tricarboxylate transporter substrate binding protein → MSTHLSRRQFTARLATAAVALPAGLSSAWASDDRPIRIMVGFPPGGGSDAIARLLAEKLKDELKRPVIVDNRPGAGGQLAAQLLKGAAPDGTTVFLSHDHTISILPQVVARPGFNPQADFTPLGGFATFVNGLAVSPGTPAKSMAEYVAWVKAQGGKSSIGIPAPASTPEFLVQLIGKKYGLDLVPVPYKGSAPMIGDMLGNQIPAGIGSVQDFIEYQRTGRVRMIGVLGGKRQAAMPDVPTLNELGFKGLDDLPFYGIWAPKGTPVDFINSFTHALDKVVAQHDVHKQLTDLGLTVEYMSPRQLDARERAYTQVWSRIIRDSGFKAQ, encoded by the coding sequence ATGTCCACGCACCTGTCGCGCCGCCAGTTCACCGCCCGTTTAGCCACCGCCGCCGTGGCGCTGCCCGCCGGGCTGAGCTCGGCCTGGGCGTCGGACGATCGGCCGATCCGCATCATGGTGGGCTTTCCGCCGGGCGGCGGCAGCGACGCCATCGCGCGTCTGCTGGCCGAAAAGCTGAAGGACGAGCTCAAACGCCCGGTGATCGTGGACAACCGCCCCGGCGCCGGTGGCCAGCTGGCGGCGCAGCTGCTCAAGGGCGCCGCGCCAGACGGCACCACGGTGTTTTTATCGCACGACCACACCATCTCGATCCTGCCGCAGGTGGTGGCGCGCCCGGGTTTCAACCCGCAGGCCGACTTCACCCCGCTGGGCGGCTTTGCCACCTTCGTGAACGGGCTGGCCGTGTCGCCCGGCACACCGGCCAAATCGATGGCCGAGTACGTGGCCTGGGTGAAGGCGCAGGGCGGCAAGAGCTCGATCGGCATTCCGGCGCCCGCGTCCACGCCCGAATTCCTGGTGCAGCTGATCGGCAAGAAGTACGGGCTGGACCTGGTGCCCGTGCCCTACAAGGGCAGCGCGCCCATGATCGGCGACATGCTGGGCAACCAGATTCCGGCTGGCATCGGTTCGGTGCAGGATTTCATCGAATACCAACGCACAGGCCGGGTGCGCATGATCGGCGTGCTGGGCGGCAAGCGCCAGGCCGCCATGCCCGACGTGCCCACGCTGAACGAGCTGGGCTTCAAAGGCCTGGACGACCTGCCTTTCTACGGCATCTGGGCGCCCAAGGGCACGCCGGTGGACTTCATCAACAGCTTCACCCACGCGCTGGACAAGGTGGTGGCGCAGCACGACGTGCACAAGCAGCTGACCGACCTGGGCCTGACGGTGGAATACATGTCGCCCAGGCAACTCGATGCGCGCGAGCGCGCTTACACGCAAGTGTGGTCGCGCATCATCCGCGACAGCGGGTTCAAGGCGCAGTAA